In one window of Megalopta genalis isolate 19385.01 chromosome 4, iyMegGena1_principal, whole genome shotgun sequence DNA:
- the LOC117223068 gene encoding unconventional myosin-IXa isoform X3, whose translation MDSCCSGVVQVFVGEWSPDYEALSIKATKQTSSAEIVACIIDRLGLVDANISNGYELAEVVGNSVGQECKERRLGPSECPVALMLLWPKNAAQQVYYRFYLRKKQPDLWSDSRFPMDPQLLKDYFNRFLYQPRDKEYPDLCQLPDLNEQTLLDNLRARFLAGNIYTYVGSILIALNPFKFYPIYNPKYVKLYQNRRLGPDIPPHIFAIADAAYHCMLKEKRNQCIVISGESGSGKTESTNFLLHHLTALSQKGSHGSGVEQTILSAGPVLEAFGNAKTAHNNNSSRFGKFIQVNYKENGMVHGAVVQKYLLEKSRIVSQGRNERNYHVFYYLLAGASEQEKQLLHLENSDRYNYLNKSGCYGLENIDERHEFSRLKQSMEMVGFTPEKQRRLFAVLSAVLLLGNVEFQPRKSYHHHDEAVGVKNPEVVALISELLRVKQETLLAALTAKRARASGETLVINYRLPEAVAARDAMAKCLYGALFDWIVLQVNHALLSKKDTLRDHQGNSIGVLDIFGFEDFKTCNSFEQLCINYANEQLQHYFNQHVFQYEQREYRKQGIRWTDIGYSDNSGCLSLIEGKPNGLLCLLDDQCNFPGATNETLLQKFNSVHKDNPFYEAPQRREAAFVVRHYAGAVKYQAANMREKNLDLMRPDGVVGVLKNSSLAFVRELVGADPVAVFRWAILRAFFRAHFAFQEAGRAHRHGRADGTKASVQNRYRTPNENLISHLVTLSTVNLTINRIASHKHNRPPSYQKQRSVCIPSTIPTTTLSSIQLENNDNVNNNRLSWPQFRNINQTQHPSNVTNVMKGYLIRGREDQPHSNNKLRRDTHTPLERVLPKDEANVMERANQIVMKNKSFRPRERGKKGLKNLQTVKTLAGRTQSYGSGPGKARKQPMTVSAQFQQSLHSLMDTLNQANPFFIRCIKSNANKVPNEFDEETVQRQLRYTGMLETVRIRQAGFNVRLTYEEFIQLYRMLLPKGLLSSQSDVRDFLLTLNLNRDNYQLGTTKVFLRESEKIKLDIELHQQIITSITTIQKWFRACLERRKFLRLKNAVVQIQSFWRMIIAQRLAQSLRARIEAAIHIQSAWKTYKQQTWFKKLKTSIINFQARARGNNARKAFAELKKRKNMIGDKIGEYKEVLEQREIAYDNSKVYNSKFKGSEESLMEDHVLLEMSTVRKQELQNRFIPARVDAASRDISMDAKMTYSKQKAVTRNTRMLYETGGMLKNTEPYSSEEFNERKSSLESLTSLRSYESQVSVNSSESQENCCKHISSTRTKCGDHSPRVTVNTSLVYCPNEQSSVGKRADSSSTGYSDGETDTEVPSTVQSAPPVFNATPSFPSSRDIKFHQSNISLTHSPNSDIWRRRIEYSNYNDYLQSSHQKTTMPCPLNVSQYKNLTDNIQDQGQHEKPNEAANYNVKLDPNERFVHMESSSSSKDQRRLSTSNEIRRATGHGQSKKMKDFGYLRRQNSEGDTAMKLDAVIDENSLKGSLLKGTSPKEKISRPKEKCEPDVPVRSTRRNRPPRELYWSVGESVSDANSGEAKFLGTIKESDLNKSANVWTRKDSPREVPSRSVTDWSVDKTESASNTQQPGQRMRSNAVTSLELRRRNSDPATKISGLSEDKPGIDARSNDLKLAPGMDLLEWKGNGLFTLAGHRFRKVERFAKDDVCVCCHKKMDAFVTQGYKCIDCKQLYHVKCIQNGGVLKMPCILTNTPGRRKNRKQQRTPYDTTKQTVTAPKFSLTGTSAFSDSTDKIISDAKELAFMQEFITKKIYIMEGQEEGSKPSEVDRVFKQALRKFKDDLVITYSVAVQQGVEGNIKYTDLITNFLHVMETVCKQENTSEDFPVIMGVNAFRGFMNEFMTLVKTEAPEKQSKSKRKKEKKRKQEEPTRHGSHIFQLTIINIPMACEVCTSFFMWPIERGLVCQNCKLTCHKKCYMKALAECGKEASLHDMNSRKVFGVQLYKLDCGDGKVPLVVDRLITTIEMHGLYTEGIYRKSGVSSKVKELKQKMDEGDLEKVDFENYQVHVLAAVLKSFFRDMPEPLLTFEYYDDFLHAANLTKQQDRISTLFAILKKLPKPNFDLMERLIVHLARVALHEVDNRMSSSALAIVFAPCILRTNRTLPAQDSLQDVGRQTCCVETIVQEKLRVVRTTLADINTLESACHTATHRLSSLRSSKIFSPEELNAAVSNAAARGGTADRDRDRGDEEEALLVDHIQEIEEEKALLTSNLLSLTRDSSDDDLHPSATDLDDGSLDDLRPSSPAPS comes from the exons ATGGACAGCTGTTGCTCAGGAGTGGTGCAAGTATTTGTGGGTGAATGGAGCCCAGACTATGAAGCACTCTCGATTAAAGCTACAAAACAAACTTCATCGGCGGAGATAGTGGCGTGTATTATTGATAGACTTGGTTTAGTCGATGCTAATATTTCCAATGGATATGAATTAGCAGAAGTGGTAGGAAATTCTGTTGGGCAAGAATGTAAGGAAAGAAGACTCGGGCCAAGCGAGTGCCCTGTAGCACTCATGTTATTATGGCCCAAAAATGCAGCGCAACAGGTATACTATAG GTTTTACTTGCGAAAAAAGCAACCAGATTTATGGTCGGATAGTAGGTTTCCAATGGACCCACAACTCTTAAAGGACTATTTCAATAGATTCCTATATCAACCCCGAGACAAAGAATATCCAGATCTGTGTCAACTTCCAGACCTTAATGAACAAACATTGTTGGACAACCTTCGGGCTAGGTTTCTGGCTGGAAATATATATACCTACGTTGGAAGCATTTTGATTGcattaaatccatttaaattttaTCCTATCTACAATCCAAAATATGTAAAACTCTATCAGAATAGAAGATTGGGGCCAGACATACCTCCACATATATTTGCCATAGCTGATGCTGCTTATCACTGTATGCTTAAAGAGAAACGAAACCAGTGTATAGTTATTAGTGGCGAGAGTGGATCAGGTAAAACGGAATCAACAAATTTTCTACTGCATCATTTAACGGCACTCAGTCAAAAAGGTTCACACGGTAGCGGTGTTGAACAGACAATACTTAGTGCGGGCCCTGTGTTGGAAGCATTTGGTAATGCGAAAACAGCGCATAACAACAATAGTAGTCGTTTTGGAAAATTTATCCAAGTGAATTACAAGGAAAATGGAATGGTGCATGG GGCGGTGGTGCAAAAATATCTGCTGGAAAAGTCAAGGATAGTCTCCCAGGGACGAAACGAAAGGAATTATCATGTGTTTTATTATCTTTTGGCTGGAGCGAGCGAACAAGAGAAGCAACTTCTGCATTTAGAAAATTCTGATcgttataattatttgaataaaagtgGCTGTTATGGAttggaaaatattgatgaaagaCACGAATTCTCAAGACTGAAACAATCTATGGAAATGGTTGGATTCACGCCAGAAAAACAGAGACGATTGTTCGCCGTTCTGTCAGCTGTTCTTCTACTCG GCAATGTGGAGTTTCAACCTAGAAAATCTTATCATCATCACGACGAAGCTGTAGGAGTCAAGAATCCTGAAGTAGTAGCATTAATATCCGAACTGCTTAGAGTGAAACAAGAGACTCTTCTGGCTGCGCTTACAGCGAAACGCGCAAGGGCTTCTGGAGAAACTTTAGTTATTAATTATAGACTTCCGGAAGCAGTTGCAGCAAGAGATGCCATGGCAAAGTGTCTATATGGAGCTCTATTCGATTGGATCGTTTTACAG GTCAATCACGCGTTGCTTTCAAAAAAAGACACACTCAGAGATCACCAAGGCAATAGCATAGGTGTGCTAGACATCTTTGGTTTCGAAGATTTTAAAACGTGTAATAGCTTTGAACAGTTGTGTATAAATTATGCGAACGAACAATTGCAACACTATTTCAACCAACATGTTTTTCAATATGAACAACGAGAGTATAGAAAACAAGGAATTAGGTGGACAGACATAGGATATAGTGACAATTCAGGCTGTTTAAGTTTAATAGAAGGGAAACCGAACGGTCTTCTTTGTCTCTTAGATGATCAGTGCAA TTTTCCGGGCGCAACGAATGAAACGTTACTACAAAAATTTAACTCAGTACATAAAGACAATCCATTTTACGAAGCACCGCAGCGACGAGAAGCAGCCTTCGTCGTGCGACATTATGCAGGAGCTGTTAAGTATCAAGCTGCTAACATGAGAGAAAAGAACTTGGATTTAATGCGACCTGATGGTGTGGTTGGTGTGTTGAAAAATTCTTCCCTCGCTTTTGTCCGAGAATTAGTGGGTGCAGATCCAGTGGCAGTGTTTAGATGGGCGATACTACGAGCATTCTTTCGGGCTCATTTTGCTTTTCAAGAAGCTGGTCGTGCTCACAGACATGGCCGAG cCGATGGTACAAAAGCATCTGTACAAAACAGGTATAGGACGCCAAATGAGAACTTAATAAG CCATCTTGTGACGTTGTCGACAGTCAATCTAACTATTAACCGAATCGC TTCGCACAAACATAATCGTCCACCAAGCTATCAGAAGCAGCGCAGTGTCTGCATACCATCAACAATACCCACTACTACATTATCTTCTATACAACTCGAAAACAACGACAATGTTAACAACAACCGATTGTCGTGGCCACAATTCCGAAACATTAATCAAACGCAACACCCGTCTAATGTGACCAATGTGATGAAGGGTTACTTGATAAGGGGCAGGGAAGACCAGCCGCATAGTAATAATAAACTCAGACGAGATACTCATACTCCACTAGAGAGGGTGCTTCCAAAAGACGAAGCAAACGTCATGGAACGCGCTAATCAAATAGTCAT GAAAAACAAATCATTTCGACCAAGAGAACGCGGAAAAAAGGGTTTAAAGAATCTTCAAACTGTGAAAACCCTTGCCGGTAGGACACAGAGTTATGGTTCTGGACCAGGAAAAGCAAGGAAACAGCCCATGACGGTTTCGGCACAGTTCCAACAAAGTTTGCATAGTCTTATGGATACCTTGAACCAGGCGAATCCCTTCTTTATTAGATGTATTAAGAGCAACGCAAACAAAGTACCGaatgaattcgacgaagagacTGTACAACGACAATTAAGATATACAGGGATGCTAGAGACAGTCAGGATCAGGCAAGCTGGGTTCAATGTTCGACTAACCtacgaagaatttattcaactGTACAGAATGTTGCTACCCAAAGGTTTATTGAGCTCACAGTCCGACGTTAGGGACTTTCTGTTGACGTTGAATCTCAACAGAGACAATTATCAGCTCGGAACGACTAAAGTCTTCCTGAGAGAATCAGAAAAGATCAAATTGGATATAGAGCTTCATCAACAAATCATCACAAGCATTACAACTATCCAAAAGTGGTTCCGCGCTTGTCTGGAGAGGAGAAAGTTCCTTAGATTGAAGAACGCTGTTGTACAAATACAATCGTTTTGGAGAATGATCATTGCTCAAAGGCTTGCTCAATCTCTACGCGCCAGAATCGAAGCTGCTATCCACATCCAATCTGCATGGAAAACATACAAACAGCAGACATGGTTCAAAAAGTTGAAGACTTCTATAATTAACTTTCAAGCTCGTGCCAGAGGGAACAATGCGAGGAAAGCTTTTGCTGAGCTGAAGAAGCGGAAGAACATGATCGGTGATAAAATCGGGGAGTACAAGGAAGTTCTTGAACAAAGGGAAATTGCTTACGACAACAGTAAGGTGTACAATTCGAAGTTCAAGGGTAGTGAAGA gTCATTAATGGAGGATCATGTTTTGTTAGAGATGAGCACAGTTCGTAAGCAGGAATTGCAAAATCGTTTCATACCAGCAAG AGTGGACGCTGCGTCGCGGGACATCAGCATGGATGCAAAGATGACATACTCGAAGCAAAAGGCggtaacgcgaaacacaagaatgtTATACGAAACCGGCGGAATGCTGAAGAACACCGAACCTTATTCGTCCGAAGAATTTAATGAGCGTAAAAGCAGCTTGGAGAGCTTGACAAGTTTGAGGAGCTACGAATCCCAAGTTAGCGTGAACAGTTCCGAATCACAAGAGAACTGCTGCAAGCATATATCGAGCACTAGAACGAAATGCGGTGATCATTCTCCCAGGGTGACAGTGAACACGAGCTTGGTGTACTGTCCCAATGAACAGTCGTCTGTCGGAAAACGTGCGGACAGTTCATCAACAGGGTACAGTGACGGTGAGACTGACACAGAAGTTCCGAGTACAGTGCAAAGTGCGCCGCCAGTCTTCAACGCTACTCCTTCATTTCCGAGTTCGCGGGACATTAAGTTCCATCAGTCTAACATTAGCTTGACGCATAGCCCTAATTCGGACATTTGGCGTCGCAGAATAGAGTACTCGAACTATAACGACTATTTGCAGTCTAGCCACCAGAAAACAACTATGCCGTGTCCTCTGAATGTCTCTCAGTACAAGAACCTAACGGACAACATCCAAGACCAGGGACAACACGAGAAACCGAATGAGGCGGCGAACTACAACGTGAAATTGGACCCGAACGAGCGTTTCGTTCATATGGAGAGCTCATCGAGTAGTAAAGATCAGCGACGACTGAGCACGTCCAATGAGATACGCCGTGCCACGGGACATGGTCAGAGTAAAAAGATGAAAGACTTTGGCTACTTGAGGAGGCAAAATTCCGAAGGAGATACGGCCATGAAACTGGACGCGGTTATCGACGAGAATTCTTTGAAGGGTTCTCTATTGAAGGGAACATCGCCCAAAGAAAAAATTTCAAGACCAAAAGAAAAATGCGAGCCCGACGTGCCCGTCCGAAGCACGAGAAGGAATCGGCCCCCTCGCGAGTTGTATTGGTCCGTGGGCGAGAGCGTATCTGATGCGAACAGTGGAGAAGCGAAGTTCCTAGGCACGATTAAAGAGAGCGACTTGAACAAGTCCGCGAACGTATGGACGCGCAAGGACAGTCCGCGCGAGGTACCTTCGAGGTCCGTGACGGACTGGTCTGTGGACAAAACCGAGTCAGCATCGAACACGCAGCAGCCCGGCCAACGCATGAGGTCCAATGCTGTAACAAGTCTGGAGCTGAGGAGGAGAAACTCGGATCCAGCTACGAAAATATCGGGCCTCAGCGAGGACAAGCCCGGCATTGACGCGAGATCCAATGACCTGAAACTAGCGCCCGGGATGGATCTCCTGGAATGGAAGGGGAATGGTTTGTTCACCTTGGCGGGTCATCGGTTCAGGAAGGTGGAGAGGTTCGCGAAGGACGATGTGTGCGTCTGCTGCCACAAGAAGATGGATGCGTTCGTCACGCAGGGCTACAAGTGCATAGACTGTAAACAACTGTACCACGTGAAATGTATTCAGAACGGCGGAGTACTTAAGATGCCGTGTATCTTGACGAATACGCCTGGCAGGCGGAAAAACCGAAAACAACAGAGGACCCCCTACGACACGACCAAGCAAACCGTCACGGCGCCCAAATTCAGCTTGACCGGCACTTCAGCTTTCTCGGACAGCACTGACAAGATTATATCCGACGCGAAGGAATTGGCGTTCATGCAGGAGTTCATCACGAAGAAGATCTACATAATGGAAGGCCAAGAGGAGGGAAGCAAGCCCAGTGAAGTTGACCGTGTGTTCAAGCAGGCGCTGCGCAAATTCAAGGACGATCTGGTGATCACTTACAGCGTCGCCGTTCAGCAAGGCGTCGAGGGTAACATCAAGTACACCGATCTGATTACGAACTTCTTGCACGTCATGGAGACAGTCTGCAAGCAGGAGAACACCAGCGAAGATTTTCCCGTGATTATGGGCGTGAACGCGTTCCGCGGATTCATGAACGAATTTATGACGCTAGTCAAAACCGAAGCACCGGAGAAACAGAGTAAAAGCAAAcggaagaaggagaagaagcgAAAGCAAGAGGAACCGACGCGGCATGGCAGTCATATATTCCAACTAACCATCATAAACATACCTATGGCCTGCGAAGTCTGCACATCTTTCTTTATGTGGCCCATCGAGCGCGGACTTGTATGCCAGA ATTGCAAGCTGACGTGTCACAAGAAGTGCTACATGAAAGCGTTGGCGGAGTGTGGAAAGGAAGCCTCGCTGCACGATATGAACTCGCGGAAGGTGTTCGGCGTGCAGCTGTACAAATTGGACTGCGGAGACGGCAAGGTGCCACTTGTGGTTGATCGATTGATCACCACCATAGAGATGCACGGTCTTTACACAGAGGGTATATACCGCAAGAGTGGTGTCAGCTCGAAGGTGAAGGAATTGAAGCAGAAGATGGACGAGGGTGATCTGGAGAAGGTGGACTTCGAGAACTACCAGGTGCACGTGCTCGCAGCGGTGTTGAAGAGCTTCTTTCGGGACATGCCGGAGCCCCTGTTAACCTTCGAGTACTACGATGATTTTCTGCATGCCGCTAACCTGACGAAACAGCAAGATCGGATCAGTACGCTGTTCGCGATTCTGAAGAAGCTGCCGAAGCCGAACTTCGATCTGATGGAGAGACTGATCGTTCATCTGGCGAGGGTGGCGCTCCATGAGGTCGACAATCGGATGTCCTCGTCGGCCCTCGCGATAGTGTTCGCCCCGTGCATCCTAAGGACCAACAGGACCTTGCCTGCACAGGACTCGCTACAGGATGTCGGCAGGCAGACCTGTTGCGTTGAGACAATCGTACAAGAGAAGCTTAGGGTCGTCAGAACCACGCTGGCCGACATAAACACTCTCGAATCCGCCTGCCACACGGCCACCCACCGTCTATCCAGTCTACGATCCTCCAAGATCTTCAGTCCAGAAGAGTTGAACGCGGCGGTCTCGAACGCAGCCGCGAGAGGCGGCACCGCGGACCGGGACAGGGATCGAGGTGACGAAGAAGAGGCGCTTCTCGTCGATCACATACAGGAGATCGAGGAGGAGAAAGCTCTGCTGACCTCGAATCTTCTCAGCCTAACCAGAGACTCTTCGGACGACGACTTACATCCCTCTGCGACGGATCTGGATGATGGCTCCCTCGATGACCTACGCCCATCGTCTCCAG CACCATCTTGA